Proteins from a genomic interval of Alteromonas macleodii ATCC 27126:
- a CDS encoding PilZ domain-containing protein: MAEKIQSNLLSEDNLESLRTLVPGDTVDLQIAMPAAPKRVKTDYIGMLIDECLLFHIPTSAKWITVRDALTVGNDIVVRSVLEGDTGQVIAFKVKVLKLLSKPSGLLITTFPKRIESIGLRAVKRAQLGVSVTLEADVYPSDENVTGIIIDLSEKGCKVALQVKPNWPVMLDEAEVKLNYSLDGKEVALTAKVKNHKLDSDVVYYGLAFTCEEKLIKTLLSRHTLLT, from the coding sequence ATGGCTGAAAAAATACAAAGCAATTTACTAAGCGAAGATAATTTGGAATCGTTGCGTACGCTGGTACCCGGCGATACAGTAGATTTACAAATTGCTATGCCTGCAGCGCCAAAGCGTGTGAAGACTGACTACATAGGCATGCTTATTGATGAATGTTTGCTTTTTCATATTCCAACATCGGCGAAGTGGATTACCGTTAGGGATGCTCTGACTGTTGGCAACGATATCGTGGTGCGTTCTGTGCTTGAGGGCGATACTGGCCAGGTTATTGCGTTTAAAGTGAAAGTACTCAAATTGCTTTCAAAGCCATCAGGCTTACTTATTACAACCTTTCCAAAACGTATTGAAAGTATAGGGCTTCGCGCTGTAAAGCGTGCTCAACTTGGCGTTTCAGTAACGTTAGAAGCTGACGTTTATCCCAGTGACGAAAACGTAACGGGGATCATCATAGATTTAAGTGAAAAAGGGTGCAAAGTAGCGTTACAGGTCAAGCCAAATTGGCCGGTAATGCTCGATGAAGCTGAGGTTAAGCTAAACTATTCGTTGGACGGTAAAGAAGTAGCGCTTACTGCAAAAGTTAAAAATCATAAGCTTGATAGTGATGTGGTTTATTATGGGCTCGCCTTTACCTGTGAAGAAAAATTGATAAAAACGCTGTTGTCCCGACACACATTGTTAACGTAG
- a CDS encoding M23 family metallopeptidase, whose product MAFTLSRNALHSALSRVMSCVVAISTVASMPFAYADVELNGQNEALSSQEQVNVVLNGKFTQGALLRGQAPAGAKVTLNGETVQTNKDGKFVVGFEREAPLQQTLVVKLDNGQKWQRDITLEKREYNIQRIDGLEQKMVSPPAEVTARIKQDNINVANARSGNTDLDALFTRFEWPAKGVISGVYGSQRILNGVPKWPHYGLDIANETGTPVYAPVDGVVTMADDLYYSGNTLILDHGMRVFSTFLHMDTITVEVGETVKQGEQIGTIGSTGRSTGPHLDWRINLGNTRLDPQTIISGSPEQ is encoded by the coding sequence ATGGCATTCACGCTTTCAAGAAACGCATTGCATAGCGCACTATCTCGTGTAATGAGTTGTGTAGTGGCAATTAGCACAGTTGCCTCTATGCCATTTGCTTACGCAGATGTAGAGTTAAACGGCCAAAACGAAGCGTTATCTAGTCAAGAGCAAGTAAACGTTGTGTTGAACGGTAAGTTTACGCAAGGCGCCTTACTGCGCGGGCAAGCTCCCGCTGGGGCCAAAGTAACGCTTAATGGCGAAACTGTTCAAACCAACAAAGACGGAAAATTTGTTGTTGGCTTTGAACGGGAAGCGCCACTGCAGCAAACGTTGGTTGTAAAATTAGACAACGGCCAAAAGTGGCAGCGAGACATTACCCTTGAAAAACGCGAATACAACATTCAGCGAATTGACGGGCTAGAGCAAAAAATGGTTTCTCCGCCAGCAGAAGTGACGGCGCGTATTAAGCAAGACAATATCAACGTAGCTAACGCGCGAAGCGGTAATACTGATTTAGATGCATTATTCACCCGGTTTGAATGGCCTGCTAAAGGCGTGATTTCTGGTGTGTACGGTAGTCAGCGTATTCTAAATGGCGTGCCGAAATGGCCGCATTATGGTTTGGACATCGCCAATGAAACGGGCACGCCTGTGTATGCACCTGTTGATGGTGTGGTAACAATGGCTGATGATCTCTATTATTCGGGTAACACCTTGATTCTCGACCACGGCATGCGCGTGTTTTCAACGTTTCTTCATATGGACACTATAACGGTAGAAGTGGGTGAAACCGTTAAGCAAGGCGAGCAGATTGGAACAATAGGTTCAACAGGGCGCTCTACAGGCCCGCATCTGGATTGGCGTATTAATTTGGGCAACACTCGTTTAGACCCACAGACTATTATTTCGGGGTCGCCTGAACAGTAA
- a CDS encoding DUF962 domain-containing protein has product MRSIERLLMQYGESHQNKTNVIIHAIAVPSIYFVTIGLLWSLPVPEMIAQFDITWAHIIAVPVLYYYFMLSGPIGAAMTLLTILCFGAVNTLDHFSISVWLFSLVLFVVMWILQFIGHHIEGKKPSFFDDLRFLLVGPAWWWVHWLKRMNISY; this is encoded by the coding sequence ATGAGAAGTATTGAGCGACTTTTAATGCAGTACGGTGAAAGCCACCAAAACAAGACCAACGTTATCATCCATGCTATTGCCGTACCCAGCATCTATTTTGTAACGATAGGTTTGCTGTGGAGTTTGCCGGTACCTGAAATGATAGCGCAGTTCGATATAACGTGGGCGCATATCATAGCGGTTCCCGTATTGTATTATTATTTTATGTTGTCTGGTCCGATTGGGGCTGCAATGACCCTCTTAACTATACTGTGTTTCGGTGCAGTTAATACCCTAGACCACTTCAGTATCTCAGTATGGTTATTTTCTCTTGTACTGTTTGTCGTTATGTGGATTTTGCAGTTTATTGGCCATCATATCGAGGGCAAAAAGCCTTCGTTTTTTGACGATTTGCGCTTTTTGCTGGTTGGCCCAGCCTGGTGGTGGGTGCACTGGCTGAAAAGAATGAATATCAGTTACTGA
- a CDS encoding AMP-binding protein: MMESKFTPNSLLPLQKSEFTGSDDAELTSLTIGQYFKNVVDNYGDNPAIIVKHQDVSWTYQQYWYEVERVACGLLANGVEPGDRVGIWSPNNIEWSIVQMATARIGAIMVCLNPAYRPDELAFAINNVSVKYLVMAQSFKQSNYVAMLKELAPEIDSQDKNTPRRPLTLSKLPSLKYVYTIGDKPVEGLQAFSALQIEPTEALKSQLEAVESNLSANDNINIQFTSGTTGNPKGATLTHRNILNNGLLVSQAMRFTHKDKLCIPVPLYHCFGMVLGNLVCLASGACAVFPGESFDPETTLRTVEEEKCTGLHGVPTMFIAELELSNFKSFDLSTLRTGVMAGSTCPEELMRKVHSEFHMTEVVIGYGQTECSPINHITDIDSPFEKQVKTVGRAMPHTEVKIIDPQGNTVPIGEPGEICARGYCVMKGYWGDEVKTKATIDDEGWLHSGDLGEMDEEGYVTIVGRIKDMIIRGGENIYPREIEEVLYQHADVSDAAVFGIPDNKYGEQVCLWIKEKENRHIDEDQIRDYLKSKLAYFKVPKYISVVKEYPMTVTGKLQKFKMREYMIETLKKQALQTEA; this comes from the coding sequence ATGATGGAATCAAAATTTACACCGAACTCACTACTCCCTCTTCAGAAAAGTGAGTTTACTGGCTCTGATGACGCTGAGCTGACGTCGCTCACTATCGGTCAGTATTTCAAAAATGTTGTCGACAATTATGGCGATAACCCAGCGATTATTGTAAAACATCAAGACGTTAGCTGGACCTATCAGCAGTATTGGTATGAAGTAGAACGTGTTGCTTGCGGCTTACTTGCAAACGGTGTAGAACCTGGCGACCGTGTGGGTATATGGTCTCCGAACAATATCGAATGGTCGATCGTACAGATGGCCACTGCGCGAATCGGGGCGATCATGGTATGCCTGAACCCTGCTTATCGCCCTGATGAATTAGCGTTTGCTATTAATAACGTTTCCGTAAAATACTTAGTCATGGCTCAGTCATTCAAGCAGTCAAATTACGTCGCCATGTTGAAAGAGCTTGCGCCAGAAATAGACAGCCAAGATAAGAACACACCAAGGCGTCCTCTAACGCTTTCTAAGTTGCCTTCACTTAAATATGTATACACTATTGGCGATAAGCCTGTAGAAGGGTTACAGGCTTTTTCTGCATTGCAAATAGAACCAACGGAAGCGCTTAAATCTCAGTTGGAGGCCGTTGAATCGAACCTTAGCGCGAATGATAACATCAATATTCAGTTTACCTCCGGCACCACGGGAAATCCGAAAGGCGCAACGTTAACGCACCGAAACATTCTAAATAATGGGTTATTAGTATCACAAGCAATGAGGTTCACACACAAAGACAAACTTTGTATTCCCGTACCGCTTTATCACTGCTTTGGAATGGTATTGGGCAACTTAGTTTGCTTAGCATCAGGTGCATGTGCAGTATTCCCCGGGGAGTCATTCGACCCTGAGACAACACTCCGTACAGTAGAAGAAGAAAAGTGCACGGGATTACATGGCGTACCAACCATGTTTATTGCCGAGCTCGAACTATCCAACTTCAAGAGCTTTGATCTATCAACACTAAGGACAGGTGTCATGGCAGGTAGTACCTGTCCAGAAGAGCTCATGCGAAAGGTCCATAGTGAATTTCATATGACAGAAGTCGTCATAGGTTATGGTCAGACAGAGTGTAGCCCTATCAATCATATTACTGACATTGACTCGCCATTTGAAAAGCAGGTCAAAACTGTAGGGCGCGCTATGCCCCATACAGAAGTGAAGATCATAGATCCCCAAGGCAATACGGTGCCTATTGGAGAACCGGGTGAGATTTGCGCGAGAGGCTACTGTGTAATGAAAGGTTATTGGGGTGATGAGGTTAAGACCAAAGCCACCATAGACGATGAAGGTTGGCTCCATTCTGGAGATCTTGGAGAAATGGACGAAGAAGGCTATGTCACTATTGTTGGTAGAATAAAGGACATGATTATTCGCGGCGGCGAGAATATTTATCCACGAGAAATTGAAGAAGTCTTATATCAACATGCGGATGTGTCAGACGCCGCTGTCTTTGGTATTCCTGACAACAAATATGGCGAGCAAGTATGCCTATGGATTAAGGAAAAGGAAAATCGACATATAGACGAAGATCAGATACGCGACTACCTTAAATCCAAACTAGCCTACTTTAAAGTACCCAAATACATCAGCGTAGTGAAAGAGTACCCCATGACGGTAACAGGGAAGCTTCAGAAGTTTAAAATGCGCGAATACATGATAGAAACACTGAAGAAGCAAGCCCTACAAACCGAAGCATAA
- a CDS encoding DUF1414 domain-containing protein: MPQQSRYSNDEFETLMNNVILTLEEGGANRDLSLMVLGNVITHILNTQVAPENREAMATQFADVLKKSVKNS; the protein is encoded by the coding sequence ATGCCCCAACAGAGCCGCTATAGCAACGACGAATTCGAAACGCTAATGAATAACGTTATTCTAACCCTTGAAGAAGGCGGTGCAAACCGCGATCTTTCACTTATGGTATTAGGAAATGTCATTACGCACATTTTAAATACTCAGGTAGCCCCTGAAAATCGCGAAGCCATGGCAACGCAATTTGCCGACGTACTCAAGAAAAGCGTTAAAAATAGCTAA
- the yejK gene encoding nucleoid-associated protein YejK has product MSALIHHFVVHRLIVNKEEKIEAIPRDNCLAVTPEIELLAHQINHSFNAKPGKGVGHFVKEVTREAKVENEDGEATTQKSTENVAEFAEGLKQYMDIQKAAGDNVEDAFHAFSVSATNRLVRTLAETGTVETGFLIFCQYEYLATQYLMIALLNTRSHVEVTNSLDLSAREHLDLAKMQLAVRFDLTQWDIQPEQQRYVSFIKGRMGRKVSDFFMQFVGCEELVDVKQQNKQLISTVDAYLASESLDPQEQHQHREEVKSYFKEKIDAGESLSVDELANRLPQNEETSSNFSAFTQSMEVPLEKEIQPDPAALKQLAKFTGQGGGISLSFERKLMGDRVFYDPATDTLTIRGIPPNLKDQLNRQSSMD; this is encoded by the coding sequence ATGAGTGCACTGATTCATCACTTTGTTGTACATCGTTTGATTGTAAACAAAGAAGAGAAAATTGAAGCAATTCCACGTGACAACTGCTTAGCTGTTACTCCGGAAATCGAGCTTCTTGCCCATCAAATAAACCACAGTTTCAATGCTAAACCTGGAAAAGGGGTTGGCCACTTCGTGAAGGAAGTTACCCGTGAAGCAAAAGTGGAGAACGAAGATGGCGAAGCGACTACGCAAAAAAGCACCGAGAACGTAGCAGAGTTCGCGGAAGGCCTTAAGCAATACATGGATATTCAAAAAGCGGCGGGTGATAACGTTGAAGATGCATTCCATGCGTTTTCGGTATCAGCGACCAATCGCTTAGTTCGCACTTTGGCAGAAACGGGTACGGTTGAGACCGGTTTTCTTATTTTCTGCCAGTATGAGTATTTAGCCACACAGTATTTGATGATTGCATTGTTAAATACCCGCTCGCACGTTGAAGTGACAAACTCTTTAGACCTTTCCGCGCGTGAACACTTGGATTTAGCAAAAATGCAGCTCGCTGTGCGGTTCGATTTAACCCAGTGGGATATTCAGCCAGAACAGCAGCGTTACGTTAGTTTTATTAAAGGTAGAATGGGACGTAAGGTATCAGACTTCTTTATGCAGTTTGTAGGCTGCGAAGAGCTGGTTGATGTTAAACAGCAAAATAAACAATTGATTTCTACAGTTGATGCCTACCTAGCCAGTGAGTCACTAGACCCGCAAGAGCAGCACCAGCATAGGGAAGAAGTTAAATCATACTTTAAAGAAAAGATTGATGCGGGCGAGAGTTTATCGGTAGATGAACTGGCTAACCGACTCCCACAAAATGAAGAAACTAGCAGTAACTTTTCTGCGTTCACACAGTCTATGGAAGTACCGCTTGAAAAAGAAATTCAGCCAGACCCTGCAGCGCTGAAACAACTTGCTAAATTTACCGGTCAGGGCGGTGGTATATCGCTTAGCTTCGAACGCAAATTAATGGGCGATCGGGTATTTTACGACCCAGCTACGGATACGCTAACAATCCGTGGAATTCCACCTAATTTAAAAGATCAGCTTAATCGCCAATCTTCAATGGACTAG
- a CDS encoding M61 family metallopeptidase → MTSALRYTLTISNWRAHQFTVALQIPEHSGSSIELSLPSWIPGSYMVRDFAKSIIELTANTSEGHSTENVGHRSVYSLSVTKLDKQTWRVDTDGKPCTVVYSVYANDLSIRSAFMNDQYAFINGTSAFLNVSSFENVPCEVDIELNDSDSTIADWKAYTSMPSRCESTSPSRWHFVEKNYDELIDHPIYVGIADTHSFEVDGITFTLLFSGNNNIDYERIANDLTPICKHHLDLFGAPQPINNYLFMTLLADNGFGGLEHKYSTALLYPRFDLPQVGESEKKTDSYITFLSLCSHEFFHTWHVKRIKPSVMVKPDLSQETYTNQLWIYEGFTSFYDDVTLARAGVIEPQKYLDIVAQNVSRLLQNAGRFKQSAAESSFDAWTKFYKQDASATNNIVSYYTKGGIIALGLDLLLRKQSNEQVNLDTLMQLLWKHYGVDEKGTPDDVIQNLCTTHFGIDVSEYLNRVVYGTDDVELASLVSEMGVNYAVRARVSVEDKGGASSLPAIKNQLGATLKPATFGLTVMQVFEGLAAMKAGILLNDVIIGLDGHIVNAQKLQRLLDNAQTPKVELTLIRDGRLLTLPLEVTQARKEMAYFEITDEEKLNQWLGK, encoded by the coding sequence ATGACCTCTGCTCTTCGCTATACGTTAACTATTTCCAATTGGCGTGCCCATCAATTTACTGTCGCGCTGCAAATACCTGAGCATTCTGGCTCATCAATTGAGCTTAGCCTTCCAAGCTGGATCCCGGGAAGCTACATGGTGCGCGATTTTGCCAAAAGCATTATCGAGCTAACTGCAAACACTTCTGAAGGTCATAGTACTGAAAATGTTGGCCATAGAAGCGTTTATAGCCTTTCGGTAACTAAGCTCGATAAACAAACTTGGCGTGTAGACACAGATGGAAAACCATGTACGGTCGTTTACTCGGTTTATGCCAACGACTTATCTATTCGCTCTGCTTTTATGAACGACCAATATGCGTTTATAAATGGAACCAGTGCGTTTCTAAACGTTTCCAGCTTCGAGAACGTGCCGTGTGAGGTGGACATTGAGCTTAACGACAGCGATTCGACAATCGCAGATTGGAAGGCTTATACGTCAATGCCTTCTCGTTGTGAAAGCACAAGCCCGTCTCGGTGGCACTTCGTTGAAAAAAATTACGATGAGCTCATTGATCATCCCATTTATGTGGGCATTGCAGACACTCACAGCTTTGAGGTTGACGGCATTACGTTTACGTTACTTTTCTCAGGTAACAACAATATTGATTATGAGCGCATAGCAAATGACTTAACGCCAATTTGCAAGCACCACCTAGATTTGTTTGGTGCTCCACAACCTATTAATAACTACCTGTTTATGACGCTACTTGCCGACAATGGGTTTGGCGGTTTAGAGCATAAGTATTCTACTGCCCTTCTTTACCCTCGCTTCGACCTTCCTCAAGTTGGTGAAAGTGAGAAAAAAACCGACAGCTACATCACATTCTTAAGTCTGTGCAGCCATGAGTTTTTCCACACATGGCATGTTAAGCGCATTAAACCTAGCGTAATGGTGAAACCAGACTTATCTCAGGAAACGTACACGAATCAGCTGTGGATTTATGAAGGCTTTACCAGTTTCTATGATGACGTCACCCTTGCTAGAGCCGGCGTTATTGAACCACAGAAATACCTCGATATTGTTGCGCAAAATGTCAGTCGACTTTTGCAAAACGCAGGTCGCTTTAAACAAAGTGCAGCAGAAAGTAGCTTCGACGCATGGACAAAGTTCTATAAGCAAGATGCGAGCGCTACTAACAATATCGTGAGTTATTACACCAAGGGAGGCATTATCGCCCTTGGGTTAGATTTACTCCTTCGTAAACAGTCAAACGAACAAGTGAATTTAGATACCTTGATGCAGTTATTGTGGAAACACTATGGCGTGGATGAAAAAGGTACGCCTGATGACGTGATCCAAAATCTATGTACAACGCATTTTGGCATTGATGTTTCAGAATACTTAAATCGCGTGGTGTATGGCACAGACGATGTAGAATTGGCTTCGTTAGTATCTGAAATGGGCGTTAACTATGCGGTTCGTGCTCGCGTGTCAGTTGAAGATAAAGGCGGTGCCTCCTCGCTGCCTGCTATTAAAAATCAGCTTGGCGCCACGTTAAAGCCAGCTACCTTCGGACTTACGGTGATGCAGGTATTTGAAGGCCTTGCCGCTATGAAGGCAGGTATTCTTTTAAACGATGTCATTATTGGGTTAGACGGTCATATCGTCAATGCCCAGAAGCTTCAGCGCCTATTAGATAATGCCCAAACGCCAAAGGTAGAATTAACGCTTATTCGAGACGGGCGGCTTCTAACTCTGCCTCTTGAGGTAACTCAAGCAAGAAAAGAAATGGCTTATTTTGAAATCACTGATGAAGAAAAGCTCAATCAGTGGCTGGGGAAATAA
- a CDS encoding sensor histidine kinase yields the protein MSRFQRVIESNERLFWTLHSAGWAGFAIIYYIGSFLHDVRPIWVFIIMLNAYAGWLLTIPLRYIYRWARKQSPLNMIIIVIVSCYLIALLWAVVKNINYWEIYKHGYRPDEWYMYFTNTINSLIMVGCWSGVYFGIKNFQMLQKEKQNALKASTMAHQAHIKMLRYQLNPHFLFNTLNAISTLILLKENDTAEAMVSRLSDFLRYSLDNDPIKRVPLGQEIKALRLYLEIEKVRFDDRLEVLWDIDEGCESALVPSMILQPIIENSIKHAISKMENGGRIAITARTFGNDLLMDVADNGPGADIKDGTLSRENGVGLANIKERLQSLYHRNFAFSIEHNQPSGVRVRIRIPYEVKDV from the coding sequence GTGAGTCGCTTTCAGCGTGTAATAGAAAGTAATGAACGTTTATTTTGGACATTGCACAGTGCAGGCTGGGCAGGGTTCGCAATAATTTATTACATCGGATCTTTTCTCCATGATGTTCGACCCATTTGGGTTTTCATCATCATGCTTAATGCCTATGCAGGATGGTTGCTAACCATTCCGCTTCGCTACATCTATCGATGGGCAAGAAAGCAATCTCCGCTCAACATGATCATCATAGTGATTGTGTCGTGCTACTTAATTGCTTTGCTATGGGCCGTGGTAAAAAACATTAACTACTGGGAAATCTACAAGCACGGATATCGCCCAGACGAATGGTATATGTATTTTACCAACACTATTAACTCGCTAATAATGGTGGGGTGTTGGAGTGGTGTGTACTTTGGCATCAAGAACTTCCAAATGCTTCAAAAAGAGAAGCAGAACGCGTTAAAGGCGAGTACCATGGCGCATCAAGCTCACATAAAGATGTTGCGCTATCAACTCAACCCGCATTTTCTCTTTAATACGCTTAACGCTATCTCAACCCTTATTCTTTTAAAAGAGAACGACACAGCAGAAGCGATGGTGTCGCGTTTGAGTGACTTTCTACGTTATTCATTAGACAACGACCCGATAAAGCGAGTACCGCTAGGTCAGGAAATAAAGGCATTACGACTCTATCTAGAGATAGAGAAGGTACGTTTTGACGATCGTCTAGAAGTGCTATGGGACATCGATGAAGGGTGTGAAAGTGCACTTGTGCCGAGCATGATCTTGCAGCCCATTATTGAAAACTCAATAAAGCACGCCATATCTAAGATGGAAAATGGTGGTCGTATAGCGATTACGGCACGTACATTTGGCAATGATTTGTTAATGGATGTTGCCGATAACGGCCCTGGTGCAGATATCAAAGACGGAACACTTAGTCGAGAAAACGGCGTAGGCCTAGCCAATATAAAAGAGCGTTTGCAATCCCTCTATCATCGTAATTTTGCATTCTCTATAGAACACAATCAGCCTTCAGGCGTGCGAGTTAGAATACGCATTCCCTATGAAGTTAAGGACGTATAA
- a CDS encoding DUF3413 domain-containing protein — MILAESPRRQRVTKLVNWGHWFALANIIIAIVIASIFVFSSPMPGTGVGTLYLLANWFGHIGFMTFFGFVIFILPLCYLVNNPRVIKVSASIIAAVGLALLAFDALLFNRTGFHISFHAADLLRSEAQSTMAIESWQQWAFLFLLFIVWLGFQLVLANAIWKRVERFTRHKVGIPVTTFFVSCFVTSHAIHVWADAKLYQPIIKQDNMFPLSYPATAKTTMSRYGLLDLAAYEERKQLQFNPDIHNITYPAEPVYCSIETNRNLTVVVQTDNVQVVDLSNIKRNTLNKVANYYSTASSIEGLMTTTLFGVPEIYQDALSQKRPVLLALPLGSGMPVSIHSDEALPLPQLAGYLQPLSNNHDGLHIAFLKSADIESYVKNTLARKHDVIVATGFGSESGKGTLYSTLKLNASLASTEDLAPTILGALGCNAPATFYSTGQSLLSPSRPWLVSTSGERIVVFHDNKRTDVLSNGSYEISDMATGKRSKEALNVDLLSQAIKHLSRFSTQN, encoded by the coding sequence ATGATACTTGCCGAATCACCTCGTCGCCAGCGTGTTACTAAACTGGTAAATTGGGGGCATTGGTTTGCCTTGGCGAACATTATCATCGCCATAGTTATTGCCTCGATTTTTGTTTTCTCATCACCTATGCCTGGCACAGGTGTCGGCACCTTGTATCTTCTAGCCAACTGGTTCGGTCATATTGGTTTTATGACCTTTTTTGGCTTTGTCATTTTTATTCTCCCTCTTTGCTATTTGGTTAACAACCCCAGAGTCATAAAGGTCAGCGCGTCTATTATTGCAGCTGTGGGGCTAGCGCTCTTGGCTTTCGATGCGTTGCTATTTAATCGCACAGGCTTCCATATTAGTTTTCACGCCGCGGATTTACTGCGCAGTGAAGCTCAGTCAACAATGGCGATAGAAAGCTGGCAACAGTGGGCATTTTTATTTCTTCTGTTTATCGTTTGGCTTGGCTTCCAGCTGGTCTTAGCCAATGCAATCTGGAAACGTGTTGAACGCTTCACTCGCCATAAAGTGGGCATCCCTGTTACTACATTTTTTGTCAGCTGTTTTGTTACCAGTCACGCTATACACGTGTGGGCTGATGCCAAGTTGTATCAACCTATCATCAAGCAGGACAACATGTTTCCGCTTTCTTATCCTGCGACTGCTAAAACGACTATGTCGCGTTATGGCTTGCTTGACTTAGCGGCTTATGAAGAAAGAAAACAACTTCAGTTCAACCCTGATATTCACAATATCACTTACCCAGCCGAGCCGGTTTATTGTTCTATTGAAACTAATAGAAACTTAACCGTGGTTGTCCAGACTGATAACGTACAGGTGGTGGACTTAAGTAACATCAAGCGCAACACCTTAAACAAAGTAGCCAATTACTATTCGACGGCCAGCAGCATAGAAGGCTTAATGACTACTACGCTATTTGGTGTTCCCGAAATATACCAAGACGCTTTATCTCAAAAGCGTCCGGTGTTATTAGCGCTTCCATTGGGGTCTGGCATGCCGGTCTCTATTCACAGCGATGAAGCGTTGCCGTTGCCTCAATTAGCGGGATATTTGCAACCACTGAGCAACAATCATGATGGTTTGCATATTGCGTTTTTGAAGAGTGCTGATATCGAAAGCTATGTGAAAAACACGTTAGCGCGCAAACACGATGTGATTGTTGCAACTGGCTTTGGTAGCGAAAGTGGCAAAGGCACGCTGTACAGTACCCTTAAACTGAATGCTAGCTTAGCCAGCACGGAAGATTTAGCGCCTACTATTTTAGGAGCATTGGGATGCAACGCCCCTGCTACGTTTTATTCTACTGGCCAAAGCTTACTTTCTCCTTCAAGACCATGGCTAGTTAGCACCTCTGGTGAACGCATTGTTGTGTTCCATGACAATAAGCGTACTGACGTACTTAGTAACGGCAGCTATGAAATAAGCGACATGGCGACCGGCAAGCGCAGCAAAGAAGCGCTAAATGTCGATTTATTAAGTCAGGCTATTAAACACCTATCACGATTCTCAACACAGAATTAA
- a CDS encoding 6-carboxytetrahydropterin synthase, translating into MQLFVNDLTVMDFSYLCPKRGMVGESWIVDVILDGELNEESMVQDFGHVKKNLKRLIDEYVDHKLLVPAEYSGSEVIHDDDSEQVEARFTCIDGRSIMLHCPAEAYAFVYSDEINMESVGVYLKEVLATHLPENVENITLHLREEVINSPYYHYTHGLKKHDGNCQRIAHGHRSRIDIILDGKVCVESQQYWADRWADIYIATREDEIAYSDRKLKGQVSNEADYYCFAYESSQGYFELLIPKSDCEVIETDSTVECLAQYLLEEQKKRTPDGVCQVIAYEGVGKGATVKG; encoded by the coding sequence ATGCAATTATTTGTAAATGATTTGACAGTGATGGACTTCTCTTACCTTTGCCCAAAACGCGGCATGGTAGGGGAAAGCTGGATTGTCGATGTGATTTTGGACGGTGAGCTCAACGAAGAGAGCATGGTTCAAGACTTTGGTCACGTGAAAAAGAACTTAAAGCGACTAATCGACGAATATGTTGATCACAAGTTGCTTGTACCTGCTGAATACAGCGGTTCAGAGGTTATTCACGACGACGATTCTGAACAGGTAGAAGCGCGCTTTACCTGCATTGATGGGCGTAGCATCATGCTACATTGCCCCGCTGAAGCTTATGCATTTGTTTATTCTGATGAGATAAACATGGAATCTGTTGGCGTTTACTTAAAAGAAGTATTGGCGACTCATCTTCCAGAAAACGTAGAAAACATTACGCTGCATTTACGTGAAGAAGTCATTAATTCTCCGTATTATCACTATACCCACGGGCTTAAAAAGCACGACGGTAATTGTCAGCGCATAGCGCACGGTCACCGTTCGCGTATTGATATTATCCTTGACGGCAAAGTGTGTGTTGAAAGTCAGCAGTATTGGGCTGACCGTTGGGCCGACATCTATATAGCCACCCGTGAAGACGAAATAGCGTACAGCGACAGAAAGCTTAAAGGTCAAGTTTCAAATGAAGCGGATTACTACTGTTTTGCTTACGAGTCGTCACAGGGCTATTTTGAACTATTAATTCCTAAGTCAGATTGTGAAGTCATCGAAACCGACTCAACAGTTGAGTGTTTGGCGCAGTATCTGCTTGAAGAGCAGAAGAAACGCACGCCTGACGGCGTTTGCCAAGTTATCGCTTATGAGGGCGTAGGTAAAGGCGCCACAGTAAAGGGTTAA